The Prosthecobacter sp. SYSU 5D2 genome contains a region encoding:
- a CDS encoding DedA family protein, whose translation MIGDFLDLILHVDKHLLTFAQNYGTLIYVLLFAIVFCETGLVVTPFLPGDSLLFAVGALSVQGFVRLEYIIPLLIVAAIIGDNLNYWIGRKAGSWMVTQRWFKRDYLSKTESFFVKHGGKAIILARFVPIVRTFAPFTAGFGQMHYTRFLGYSLGGGFIWVISFTLAGYFLGSIPFIKNNLKLVFVLIIFVSVLPIVIEVIKHKLAALKQSGE comes from the coding sequence ATGATTGGCGACTTTCTCGATCTCATCCTGCATGTGGACAAGCATCTGCTCACGTTTGCGCAAAACTACGGCACGCTCATTTACGTGCTGCTGTTTGCCATCGTGTTTTGTGAGACGGGTCTGGTGGTGACGCCCTTTTTGCCCGGAGATTCGCTGCTGTTCGCGGTGGGGGCGCTTTCCGTCCAGGGCTTTGTGCGGCTGGAGTACATTATCCCGTTGCTGATCGTTGCAGCCATTATCGGGGACAATCTGAACTACTGGATCGGCCGCAAGGCTGGGTCATGGATGGTGACGCAGAGGTGGTTCAAACGGGACTATCTGTCCAAGACCGAGTCGTTCTTTGTGAAGCACGGCGGCAAGGCCATCATCCTCGCCCGCTTCGTCCCCATCGTGCGCACCTTTGCCCCCTTCACCGCAGGATTCGGGCAGATGCATTACACGCGGTTCCTGGGCTACAGCCTCGGTGGCGGTTTCATCTGGGTCATCAGCTTCACCCTGGCTGGCTATTTCCTCGGCAGCATTCCCTTCATCAAAAACAACCTGAAGCTGGTTTTCGTGCTCATCATCTTTGTCTCCGTGCTGCCCATCGTGATTGAGGTGATCAAACACAAGCTGGCTGCACTGAAGCAGAGTGGAGAGTGA
- a CDS encoding GNAT family N-acetyltransferase — MLPSATVIETPRCRLRRITEADIPFAFSSTHHPGFCDGMPWDAPETEDVLRAVQAKNQAEWEAGTGCAFTIETRDGSIRLGRISLRWVEAGTWNLGFWMHPDHQRHGYMTEAVIALTRFAFDRLGATRIRALHADWNLGSRRVLEKAGFQFIEHIPQGFQKHGRWISEDLLVLLNPNSKI; from the coding sequence ATGCTCCCCTCCGCCACTGTCATCGAAACACCGCGCTGCCGCCTGCGCAGGATCACCGAGGCGGACATTCCTTTTGCCTTCTCCTCCACGCATCATCCCGGTTTCTGCGATGGCATGCCGTGGGATGCGCCGGAGACGGAAGATGTCTTGCGGGCCGTCCAGGCAAAAAACCAGGCTGAATGGGAGGCAGGCACGGGATGTGCCTTCACCATTGAAACCCGCGACGGCTCCATCCGCCTGGGGCGCATCAGCCTGCGATGGGTGGAGGCGGGCACATGGAACCTGGGCTTCTGGATGCACCCGGACCATCAGCGCCATGGATACATGACGGAGGCCGTCATTGCCCTGACCCGTTTCGCCTTTGACCGCCTCGGGGCCACCCGGATCCGGGCACTCCACGCCGACTGGAACCTGGGCAGCCGCCGGGTGCTCGAAAAAGCCGGATTTCAGTTCATTGAGCACATTCCCCAGGGCTTTCAAAAGCATGGCCGGTGGATTTCCGAAGATCTGCTCGTTTTGCTGAATCCCAATTCGAAGATCTGA
- a CDS encoding FAD-dependent oxidoreductase — MKSPAAALLLFLTAAFTAPAADVVIYGGTPGGIATAISAARQGRRVALVEYHRHIGGMTTSGLGKSDIENRAMIGGIFKEFITGVYDHYLTTYGPGHESTKLCNEGYYAEPSVAEKVFEAMLAKEPGITVLKGWRLKSTEVKDRRLTSIDILNRQDAAVRTLAAPVFVDATYEGDLYAAAGARFRLGRESRQEFDEPHAGVIYFDYQTHEFLPGSTGAADDRLPAYTYRLCLTKDTANAHPMTAPPPGYDRSAYLGYFDDLKAGRLAGPKVFKPGRGYNPAHFDTLVRALSVTDIPNQKTDVNINPRPLGFPFPEENKGYIEGDDATRQRIAAKHRSLTLGLLWFLQNDPEVPEAHRKIANELHLPKDEFTDNDGFPWQLYVREGRRLIGEYTLTQHDITGKGQQPKHHADSIAVGEFPIDSFPASKRQPGDTIVLEGYLGMLDYITRPYEIPYRIMIPETVDGLIVPVAASTTHVAFSSIRMEPTWMALGQAAGIAAHLAIQHKVPPRKVPVPEMQELLVRQGQVIRHVGR; from the coding sequence ATGAAATCGCCGGCTGCCGCCCTGCTGCTCTTCCTCACCGCCGCCTTCACCGCTCCGGCTGCGGATGTCGTCATCTATGGCGGCACTCCCGGGGGCATCGCCACCGCCATCAGTGCCGCCCGCCAGGGCCGCCGCGTCGCCCTGGTGGAATATCATCGCCACATCGGCGGCATGACCACCAGCGGCCTCGGCAAGAGCGACATTGAAAACCGCGCCATGATCGGCGGCATTTTCAAAGAGTTCATCACCGGCGTTTACGATCACTATCTCACCACCTACGGCCCGGGCCACGAATCCACCAAGCTCTGCAACGAAGGTTATTATGCCGAGCCCTCCGTCGCCGAAAAAGTATTTGAGGCCATGCTTGCCAAAGAGCCCGGCATTACCGTCCTCAAAGGCTGGCGCTTAAAATCCACCGAGGTCAAAGATCGCCGCCTAACCAGTATTGATATACTAAATCGTCAGGATGCCGCCGTCCGCACCCTCGCCGCCCCCGTCTTTGTGGATGCCACCTATGAGGGCGACCTCTACGCCGCCGCCGGGGCCCGTTTCCGCCTGGGTCGCGAGTCCCGCCAGGAGTTCGATGAACCCCACGCCGGCGTCATCTATTTTGACTACCAGACCCATGAGTTCCTCCCCGGCAGCACCGGTGCCGCCGATGACCGCCTGCCTGCCTACACCTACCGCCTCTGCCTAACCAAGGATACCGCCAACGCCCATCCCATGACCGCCCCGCCGCCCGGTTATGACCGCAGCGCCTACCTGGGTTACTTCGATGACCTCAAGGCCGGCCGCCTTGCCGGGCCCAAGGTCTTTAAGCCCGGTCGTGGCTACAATCCCGCCCACTTCGATACCCTCGTCCGCGCCCTTTCCGTCACCGACATCCCGAATCAAAAGACCGACGTCAACATCAACCCCCGCCCTCTCGGTTTTCCCTTCCCGGAGGAAAACAAAGGCTACATTGAAGGCGACGACGCCACCCGCCAGCGCATCGCGGCAAAGCACCGCAGCCTCACCCTCGGCCTCCTTTGGTTCCTGCAAAACGACCCCGAAGTCCCCGAGGCCCATCGCAAGATCGCCAATGAACTGCACCTGCCTAAGGACGAGTTCACCGACAACGACGGCTTCCCCTGGCAGCTCTACGTCCGCGAAGGCCGCCGCCTCATCGGCGAATACACCCTCACCCAGCACGACATCACCGGCAAAGGCCAGCAGCCCAAGCACCACGCCGACAGCATCGCCGTCGGCGAGTTCCCCATTGATAGCTTCCCCGCCAGCAAGCGCCAGCCCGGGGATACCATCGTCCTGGAAGGTTACCTCGGCATGCTGGATTACATCACCCGGCCCTATGAGATCCCCTACCGCATCATGATCCCCGAGACCGTGGACGGCCTCATCGTCCCCGTCGCCGCCAGCACCACCCACGTCGCCTTCTCCTCCATCCGCATGGAGCCCACCTGGATGGCCCTCGGCCAGGCCGCCGGCATCGCCGCCCACCTCGCCATCCAGCACAAGGTCCCACCCAGAAAAGTGCCCGTCCCAGAGATGCAAGAACTTCTGGTTAGGCAGGGTCAGGTGATCAGGCATGTGGGCAGGTAG
- a CDS encoding family 16 glycoside hydrolase, whose product MKPACLLLLALLVSHQALAAETPVPPKTQISEVVELVAADKFDRPESFTNPKQPGTGGWRGGIGKWSIQDGAAYAIQEGPSKNRPNGHEAVCEHIVDLGDYVFQAEFKMGTSPQVGFVCRDINKPNLHQGRILITPEAIWLQKMSGIAKETRREELKRIEIKIDPNTWHKVTIEVIGDHWFARIDDQTIEGHHERFKDRKGRIGMVARGEGAQFRNLALWSAKPKS is encoded by the coding sequence ATGAAACCCGCCTGCCTCTTGCTCCTTGCCCTGCTGGTCTCTCACCAGGCCCTCGCCGCCGAGACTCCGGTACCTCCTAAAACGCAGATTTCCGAAGTCGTTGAACTCGTCGCAGCAGACAAGTTTGATCGCCCTGAATCCTTCACAAACCCCAAGCAACCCGGCACCGGCGGCTGGCGCGGTGGCATTGGCAAGTGGAGCATCCAGGACGGCGCTGCCTATGCCATCCAGGAAGGCCCGAGCAAAAACCGGCCCAATGGTCACGAAGCCGTGTGCGAACACATCGTGGACTTGGGCGACTATGTTTTTCAGGCCGAATTCAAAATGGGCACTTCACCCCAGGTCGGTTTTGTCTGTCGCGACATCAACAAGCCCAACCTGCACCAAGGCCGCATCCTCATCACCCCGGAGGCCATCTGGCTGCAAAAGATGAGCGGCATTGCCAAGGAAACCCGGCGTGAGGAGCTGAAGAGGATCGAGATCAAGATCGACCCCAACACCTGGCATAAAGTCACCATCGAGGTCATTGGCGACCACTGGTTTGCGCGGATCGATGACCAGACCATTGAGGGGCATCATGAGCGCTTTAAAGACCGCAAAGGCCGCATCGGCATGGTGGCCAGAGGTGAAGGAGCCCAGTTTCGCAACCTGGCTCTCTGGAGCGCCAAACCCAAATCCTGA
- a CDS encoding exo-alpha-sialidase: MKSRLLTLLGCFVALSCPATDLPPMLDLPGTGQDATKINFANMQVLKGQHALVTHGDPQWKFRLHNYLAYHEGKYWCIWSHGPVIEDNPTQHVRYATSPDGLTWSEDKELMPPSPKKGFRYIARGLWVRDGKLLAIASHDEAFNEKGRVHFFGKSLQLLAWEWQPESQTWKKLGVMMDDAINNFPPQKMPNGEYGMLRRDHERKVSMMFGGVTSPLDWKAVPLVAYQADDGFRPEEPDWWTLPDGRLLGLFRDNSGSFRFYRAVSSDNGRTWTAPEKTNFPDATSKFFGLRTSRGYYVLVSNANPKGRDPLCLSTSEDGVTFTRMAALPIPQHLPADPGITAPLRIGPAETYQYPHFIEQDGHLLIAYSRRKQTIEVVKISLDEIERLRQSTASAAIEPPAPPHPVTNPSSPVMLAADWVPKDTHQIDFDHLPKIPSQHAIVHDARPLNGHRVNQHNYLVRHAGRFWAMWSDGPGISKGPNKVPGHDQPGQHVGFATSEDGLTWSPPGNLTGMPDEGYGWIARGFWEREGKLLALASRYKDTGYSGPGLSLHAFELESAESASWSHLGLVFDDALNNFAPILMPGGEWMMNRRDGNKAVHFLRGGVKAFNDWQSTPMVKYKEAGMAAEEPDWWVLPDGNLCALFRDNLNSGYLFRAFSTDEGRTWSKPVRTNFPDAKSKFSALRLQDGRYVLVSNPKPKKRDPLTLAISDDGLVFHTLGLLVGGRHIDYPHVIEHDGSLYIAFNTVKQSCEVLKVELADLDKITNTPQK, encoded by the coding sequence ATGAAATCCCGTCTTCTCACCCTGCTGGGCTGTTTTGTAGCCCTGTCCTGCCCTGCTACAGACCTCCCTCCCATGCTGGACCTGCCCGGCACCGGCCAGGACGCTACAAAAATAAACTTCGCCAACATGCAGGTACTGAAGGGCCAGCACGCCCTCGTCACCCATGGCGATCCCCAGTGGAAATTCCGCCTGCACAATTACCTGGCCTACCATGAGGGCAAATACTGGTGCATCTGGAGCCACGGCCCGGTCATTGAGGACAATCCCACCCAGCATGTCCGTTATGCCACCAGCCCGGACGGCCTAACCTGGAGTGAGGATAAGGAACTGATGCCGCCCTCCCCTAAAAAAGGCTTCCGCTACATCGCCCGTGGCCTGTGGGTGCGGGATGGAAAGCTGCTCGCCATCGCCAGTCATGACGAGGCTTTTAATGAAAAGGGCCGGGTCCATTTTTTCGGCAAAAGCCTGCAACTCCTTGCCTGGGAATGGCAGCCGGAAAGCCAGACATGGAAAAAGCTCGGCGTCATGATGGACGATGCCATCAATAACTTTCCCCCGCAAAAGATGCCTAACGGAGAGTATGGCATGCTGCGACGGGATCACGAGCGCAAGGTGTCCATGATGTTCGGCGGCGTGACCTCCCCGTTGGACTGGAAGGCCGTGCCGCTCGTCGCCTATCAGGCTGATGACGGCTTCCGCCCCGAGGAGCCGGACTGGTGGACCCTGCCGGACGGCCGCCTCTTGGGCCTCTTCCGCGACAACAGCGGCTCTTTCCGTTTTTACCGGGCGGTCTCTTCCGACAATGGCCGCACCTGGACCGCCCCGGAAAAGACGAACTTTCCCGATGCCACCAGCAAGTTCTTCGGCCTTCGCACCAGCCGGGGCTATTACGTCCTTGTCTCCAACGCCAATCCCAAAGGGCGGGATCCCCTATGCCTCTCCACTTCGGAGGATGGCGTCACCTTCACCCGCATGGCCGCCCTGCCCATCCCGCAGCATCTCCCGGCAGATCCCGGCATCACCGCGCCTCTGCGCATCGGGCCTGCCGAGACCTATCAATACCCTCATTTCATCGAGCAGGACGGCCACCTGCTCATCGCCTACTCCCGGCGTAAGCAGACCATCGAAGTCGTGAAGATCTCCCTGGATGAAATTGAACGCCTCCGTCAAAGCACCGCTTCCGCTGCCATTGAGCCGCCCGCCCCGCCGCATCCCGTCACCAATCCTTCCTCCCCCGTGATGCTGGCCGCTGACTGGGTGCCAAAGGACACGCATCAGATTGACTTTGACCACCTGCCCAAGATCCCCTCGCAGCATGCCATCGTCCATGATGCCCGCCCTTTGAATGGTCATCGGGTTAACCAGCACAACTACCTCGTTCGCCATGCAGGCCGTTTCTGGGCCATGTGGAGCGATGGCCCTGGCATCTCCAAAGGGCCAAACAAAGTGCCCGGTCATGACCAGCCCGGCCAGCACGTCGGCTTCGCCACCAGTGAGGATGGCCTCACCTGGAGCCCACCCGGTAACCTCACCGGCATGCCGGATGAAGGTTACGGTTGGATCGCACGCGGCTTCTGGGAGCGGGAGGGAAAGCTGCTCGCCCTGGCCAGTCGGTACAAAGATACCGGTTATTCCGGACCTGGACTCTCTCTGCATGCCTTTGAACTGGAGTCCGCCGAGTCCGCCAGCTGGAGCCATCTCGGCCTCGTCTTTGATGATGCCCTCAACAACTTCGCCCCCATTTTGATGCCAGGCGGCGAGTGGATGATGAACCGTCGCGATGGCAATAAGGCCGTGCATTTCCTGCGCGGCGGGGTAAAAGCCTTTAACGACTGGCAGTCCACCCCGATGGTGAAATATAAGGAGGCCGGCATGGCCGCCGAGGAGCCTGACTGGTGGGTGCTGCCCGATGGAAACCTTTGCGCCCTCTTCCGCGATAACCTCAACTCCGGCTACCTCTTCCGCGCCTTTTCCACCGATGAAGGCCGTACCTGGAGCAAACCCGTGCGCACCAACTTCCCGGATGCCAAGTCCAAGTTCAGCGCCCTCCGCCTTCAGGACGGCCGTTACGTCCTCGTCTCCAATCCCAAGCCCAAAAAGCGCGATCCCCTCACCCTCGCCATCAGCGATGACGGCCTCGTCTTCCACACCCTCGGTCTGCTTGTCGGTGGTCGCCACATTGACTATCCGCATGTCATCGAGCATGACGGCTCCCTCTACATAGCCTTTAATACAGTGAAACAATCCTGCGAAGTACTGAAGGTGGAGCTGGCAGACCTGGACAAGATCACAAACACCCCTCAAAAATGA
- the groL gene encoding chaperonin GroEL (60 kDa chaperone family; promotes refolding of misfolded polypeptides especially under stressful conditions; forms two stacked rings of heptamers to form a barrel-shaped 14mer; ends can be capped by GroES; misfolded proteins enter the barrel where they are refolded when GroES binds), protein MAKQLHFDESARQALLRGVTKLAKAVKATLGPAGRNVILEKKFGSPTITKDGVTVAKEIELPDPYENMGAQLIKEVSSKTSDIAGDGTTTATVLAEAIYSEGLRNVTAGANPTSLQRGILKATEAIVAKLKEISTPVKDSKEVAQVATVSANWDTAIGNIIAEAMDKVGKEGTITVEEAKSIETTLDVVEGMQFDKGYLSPYFVTDAESMEANLESAYILIHEKKISSLKDMLPLLEKVARSGKPLLIIAEDVEGEALATLVVNKLRGTLNIVAVKAPGFGDRRKAMLEDIAILTGGRCITEDLGIKLENIELSDLGQAKRITIGKESTVIVEGEGGSDAISGRVSQIKRQIEETTSDYDREKLQERLAKLAGGVAVINVGAATETEMKEKKARVEDALHATRAAVEEGIVPGGGVALIRAQGLLGDLGLTGDEKTGAEIVARAIEAPLRQLAANAGVEGALVVAEVKKGKGNEGYNVATGKYEDLIKAGVVDPAKVTRSALQNAASISGLLLTTECLIADIPKEEKADAGHAHDHGGMM, encoded by the coding sequence ATGGCAAAACAACTCCACTTCGACGAATCCGCACGTCAGGCCCTCCTGCGCGGCGTCACCAAACTGGCGAAAGCCGTCAAAGCCACCCTTGGCCCTGCTGGCCGCAACGTCATCCTCGAGAAGAAATTCGGCTCCCCTACGATCACCAAAGACGGTGTCACCGTGGCCAAGGAAATCGAGCTTCCGGATCCCTATGAAAACATGGGTGCCCAGCTCATCAAGGAAGTCTCCTCCAAGACCTCCGACATCGCCGGTGACGGCACCACGACAGCTACCGTCCTGGCTGAAGCCATCTATTCCGAAGGTCTCCGCAACGTGACCGCCGGTGCCAACCCGACTTCTCTGCAGCGCGGCATCCTGAAGGCCACTGAGGCCATCGTCGCCAAGCTGAAGGAGATCTCCACCCCGGTGAAGGACAGCAAGGAAGTGGCCCAGGTCGCAACCGTCTCCGCCAACTGGGACACCGCTATCGGTAACATCATCGCCGAAGCCATGGACAAAGTGGGCAAGGAAGGCACGATCACGGTTGAAGAAGCCAAGTCCATCGAAACCACCCTCGACGTCGTCGAAGGCATGCAGTTCGACAAAGGCTACCTCTCCCCCTACTTCGTCACCGACGCTGAGTCCATGGAAGCGAACCTTGAGTCCGCTTACATCCTCATCCACGAGAAGAAGATCAGCAGCCTGAAAGACATGCTGCCTCTGCTTGAGAAAGTGGCCCGCTCTGGCAAGCCTCTCCTCATCATCGCTGAAGACGTGGAAGGCGAAGCCCTGGCGACCCTGGTCGTGAACAAGCTCCGTGGCACGCTCAACATCGTGGCTGTCAAGGCCCCTGGTTTCGGCGACCGCCGCAAGGCCATGCTGGAAGACATCGCCATCCTCACCGGTGGCCGCTGCATCACCGAAGACCTCGGCATCAAGCTTGAGAACATCGAGCTTTCCGACCTCGGCCAGGCCAAGCGCATCACCATCGGCAAAGAGTCCACCGTCATCGTCGAAGGCGAAGGCGGCAGCGATGCCATCTCCGGCCGCGTCAGCCAGATCAAGCGCCAGATCGAAGAAACCACCAGCGATTATGACCGCGAGAAGCTCCAGGAGCGCCTTGCCAAGCTCGCCGGCGGTGTGGCCGTCATCAACGTCGGTGCTGCCACCGAAACGGAGATGAAGGAAAAGAAAGCTCGTGTGGAAGACGCCCTTCACGCCACCCGCGCAGCGGTGGAAGAAGGTATCGTTCCTGGCGGCGGCGTCGCCCTCATCCGCGCTCAGGGCCTCCTCGGAGACCTGGGTCTGACGGGTGACGAAAAAACAGGTGCTGAAATCGTGGCCCGCGCCATCGAAGCTCCTCTCCGTCAGCTCGCAGCCAATGCCGGCGTCGAAGGCGCGCTCGTCGTCGCTGAAGTCAAGAAAGGCAAAGGCAACGAAGGTTACAACGTCGCCACTGGCAAGTATGAAGACCTCATCAAGGCTGGCGTCGTTGACCCGGCCAAGGTGACCCGCAGCGCTCTCCAGAACGCCGCCTCCATCTCCGGTCTGCTTCTGACCACCGAGTGCCTCATTGCTGACATCCCGAAGGAAGAGAAGGCCGACGCCGGCCACGCTCATGACCACGGCGGCATGATGTAA
- a CDS encoding co-chaperone GroES — translation MATAITPLGRRVLLKRSISEEKTAGGIFLPDTAKEKPQEAEVLALGTGKDDEGKDVSTLFTVKAGDKVLISKYGGTEVKVNGEDLLIVNETDILGIIA, via the coding sequence ATGGCTACCGCAATCACCCCGCTTGGACGCCGCGTCCTCCTCAAGCGCTCCATCAGCGAAGAAAAAACCGCCGGTGGGATCTTCCTCCCCGACACCGCCAAAGAAAAGCCACAGGAAGCTGAAGTGCTCGCCCTGGGCACTGGCAAAGACGACGAAGGCAAAGACGTCAGCACCCTTTTCACTGTGAAGGCTGGCGACAAAGTCCTCATCTCCAAATACGGCGGCACGGAAGTCAAGGTCAACGGCGAGGACCTCCTCATCGTCAACGAAACTGACATCCTCGGCATCATCGCCTGA
- the dnaK gene encoding molecular chaperone DnaK → MSKILGIDLGTTNSCMAVLEGGKATVLENSEGARTTPSVVAFTKSGERVVGQAAKRQAVTNPRNTVFSVKRLMGRKFAELTEADKRLPYKIVAAANGDAHVQVDVGGETKTYSPQEVSAMILAKLKADAEAKLGETITEAVITVPAYFNDSQRNATKAAGEIAGLNVRRIINEPTAAALAYGLDSKSDEKVAVYDLGGGTFDISVLEIGDGVFEVLATDGDTHLGGDDWDNTLITWIVNEFKTDSGIDLSSQPDAIQRIKEEAEKAKIALSSSQSYDLNLPFITADATGPKHIMKTLTRAKMEQLTDSLFERTIKPVKDCLAAAKLDASKIDELVLVGGMTRMPKVVETAKKLAGKDPHQGVNPDEVVAIGAAIQGGVLKGDVKDVLLLDVTPLTLSIETAGGVATPMIPRNTTIPKKHSQIFSTYADNQPGVEIVILQGERPMSRDNKTLGTFKLDGIPPLPRGQPQIEVTFDIDANGILHVSAKEKTTGKEQRISIQGSSGLSQEEIEKAKRDAEEHAEEDLKRKEAVEVKNKAEGLSFEIEKNVKEWEGKVPAEQLSPITDKLASLKSAIEAGDTDKMKSQTEELEKLFAAAYQAAAQAGAAGAPGGMPDMGGMGDIPEPPAGNTETKSQDKGKVVDADFEVVDKDK, encoded by the coding sequence ATGAGCAAAATCCTCGGCATTGACCTCGGCACCACCAACTCCTGCATGGCCGTCCTTGAAGGCGGCAAGGCCACGGTGCTCGAAAACTCTGAAGGCGCACGCACCACGCCTTCCGTCGTCGCTTTCACCAAAAGCGGCGAACGCGTCGTCGGTCAGGCTGCCAAGCGCCAGGCCGTGACCAACCCGCGCAACACCGTTTTCTCCGTGAAGCGCCTCATGGGCCGCAAGTTCGCTGAACTGACTGAGGCCGACAAGCGCCTGCCATACAAGATCGTCGCCGCCGCCAATGGTGATGCTCATGTCCAGGTGGACGTCGGCGGTGAAACCAAAACCTATTCCCCCCAGGAAGTCAGCGCCATGATCCTGGCCAAGCTGAAAGCCGACGCCGAAGCCAAGCTGGGCGAAACGATCACGGAAGCCGTCATCACAGTGCCTGCTTACTTCAATGACAGCCAGCGTAACGCCACCAAGGCCGCTGGAGAGATCGCCGGTCTGAACGTCCGCCGCATTATCAACGAGCCAACCGCAGCCGCCCTGGCCTACGGCCTGGACAGCAAGTCTGACGAAAAAGTGGCGGTGTATGACCTTGGCGGCGGTACCTTTGACATCTCCGTCCTGGAAATCGGCGACGGCGTCTTCGAAGTTTTGGCCACCGATGGCGACACCCATCTGGGCGGTGACGACTGGGACAACACCCTCATCACCTGGATCGTCAACGAATTCAAAACCGACAGCGGCATTGACCTCAGCAGCCAGCCGGATGCGATTCAGCGCATCAAGGAGGAGGCGGAGAAAGCCAAGATCGCCCTCAGCTCCAGCCAGAGCTACGACCTGAACCTGCCCTTCATCACTGCTGACGCCACCGGGCCGAAGCACATCATGAAGACCCTCACCCGCGCCAAGATGGAGCAGCTCACGGACAGCCTGTTTGAGCGCACCATCAAGCCTGTGAAGGACTGCCTGGCCGCCGCCAAGCTGGATGCCAGCAAGATTGACGAACTCGTTCTCGTCGGCGGCATGACCCGCATGCCCAAGGTGGTGGAAACCGCCAAGAAACTGGCCGGCAAAGACCCGCACCAGGGCGTGAACCCGGATGAAGTTGTCGCCATCGGCGCGGCCATTCAGGGCGGTGTGCTCAAAGGCGATGTGAAGGACGTGCTCCTCCTGGACGTGACCCCGCTGACGCTCTCCATCGAGACCGCCGGTGGCGTCGCCACCCCGATGATCCCGCGTAACACGACCATCCCCAAGAAGCACAGCCAGATCTTCTCCACCTATGCGGACAATCAGCCCGGTGTGGAAATCGTCATTCTTCAGGGTGAGCGCCCCATGTCCCGCGACAACAAGACGCTGGGCACCTTCAAGCTGGATGGCATCCCGCCGCTGCCACGCGGCCAGCCCCAGATCGAAGTGACCTTCGACATTGACGCCAACGGCATCCTTCACGTCTCCGCCAAGGAAAAAACCACCGGCAAGGAACAGCGCATCTCCATCCAGGGCAGCTCCGGCCTCAGCCAGGAAGAAATCGAAAAAGCCAAGCGCGATGCTGAAGAGCACGCCGAGGAAGACCTCAAGCGCAAAGAAGCCGTGGAAGTGAAGAACAAGGCTGAAGGCCTGTCCTTTGAAATCGAGAAGAATGTCAAGGAATGGGAAGGCAAGGTCCCTGCCGAACAGCTCTCCCCGATCACCGACAAGCTCGCCAGCCTGAAGTCCGCCATCGAAGCCGGTGATACCGACAAGATGAAGTCCCAGACTGAAGAACTGGAAAAACTCTTCGCCGCCGCCTATCAGGCCGCTGCCCAGGCCGGCGCAGCCGGAGCCCCCGGCGGCATGCCCGACATGGGTGGCATGGGCGACATACCCGAGCCGCCTGCAGGCAACACCGAGACCAAGTCCCAGGACAAAGGCAAGGTCGTGGACGCCGATTTCGAAGTCGTGGACAAGGATAAGTAA